Proteins from a single region of Salvelinus fontinalis isolate EN_2023a chromosome 15, ASM2944872v1, whole genome shotgun sequence:
- the LOC129811343 gene encoding protein delta homolog 1, producing MLKIRMCLTTFGLFLVLSVTITKAIECRAGCNPENGYCEKPEECRCKPGWQGVTCKQCMPFPGCLHGSCEKAWQCICEEGWMGSQCDQDTNQCSSKPCTDNSTCIQTGQGGYLCICLPGYTGESCHLKKGSCLTNGSPCQNGGTCSDAGGLAAYPSCACPLGFAGDFCEIDTDSCDPNPCLNGGNCTDYGPAFTCACPAGFNGPTCNNTHVDPLSPCASTPCGNGGTCVVGSQKNRAGMYHCLCLPGCTFTGHECTPTQQSHRPKAKLRLAKLSPPHYSLPAHAFHKLLRPPERDLLKISLKETVHSASAASLVTRSQLICFGMLGLLTCLVILGTTGIIFFNRCETWMANAKYSHLVRQQREHLLRGNNSEDEGGHSVNIILPEKIKLTSFGKHYTSI from the exons ATGCTGAAAATCAGGATGTGCCTGACAACATTTGGGTTATTTCTGGTCTTGAGTGTTACCATCactaaag CTATTGAATGCAGAGCAGGGTGCAATCCTGAAAACGGCTACTGTGAAAAGCCTGAGGAATGCAG ATGCAAACCAGGCTGGCAGGGGGTAACATGCAAGCAGTGCATGCCCTTCCCTGGATGTCTTCATGGCAGCTGTGAGAAAGCATGGCAGTGCATCTGTGAAGAGGGCTGGATGGGGAGCCAGTGTGACCAAG ACACCAACCAGTGCTCATCTAAACCATGCACTGATAACTCCACATGCATCCAGACTGGCCAGGGAGGATACCTCTGCATTTGTCTGCCTGGTTACACAGGAGAGAGCTGCCACCTGAAAAAGGGATCATGTCTAACAAACGG CTCTCCCTGCCAAAATGGTGGCACCTGCTCTGACGCCGGTGGCTTGGCAGCCTACCCCTCCTGCGCCTGTCCTCTCGGATTCGCTGGAGACTTCTGTGAGATTGACACGGACAGCTGTGATCCCAACCCCTGCCTCAACGGGGGCAACTGCACCGACTACGGTCCTGCATTCACCTGCGCCTGCCCCGCGGGCTTCAACGGCCCCACCTGTAACAACACCCATGTGGACCCCCTCTCCCCCTGTGCTAGTACCCCCTGTGGGAACGGGGGTACCTGCGTGGTGGGGAGCCAAAAGAACAGGGCTGGGATGTACCATTGTCTGTGCCTCCCAGGGTGCACTTTCACTGGGCATGAATGTACGCCGACCCAGCAGTCACACAGGCCCAAAGCCAAACTCAGGCTGGCCAAACTCTCCCCACCACACTACAGCCTACCTGCCCACGCCTTCCATAAACTACTAAGGCCCCCTGAGAGGGACCTTCTCAAGATCAGCCTGAAGGAGACGGTTCACTCGGCCTCTGCCGCCAGCCTGGTCACCCGCAGTCAGCTCATCTGTTTCGGGATGCTGGGCCTGCTCACCTGCCTGGTGATCCTGGGAACCACAGGTATTATCTTCTTCAACCGCTGCGAGACGTGGATGGCCAACGCCAAGTACAGCCATCTGGTGCGCCAGCAGAGAGAGCATCTGTTGAGAGGCAATAACAGCGAGGATGAGGGGGGCCACTCTGTCAACATCATCCTCCCTGAGAAGATCAAGCTCACCAGCTTTGGGAAACATTACACGTCAATCTGA